ATCACTGAAATCATCACACAAATAGTACACATGAAGATCCAACTTGGTCCATTTTAGTGTCTAAGTGGACCCTTTTGATTCCATTTGTACTGTGAACACCAAATGCACTCTGTCCATATGCAGATAGAGTAAAtatgatatatttaaaaatacctAAAGAACTGAAACGCATAAATGAAACACAGCGAGTCATGATTCATATTAAATACTACATTAACCTTGTACATATGTCATCTATTGTATCATTGAGTTTTACAACACTTTTAGGTCTCCCCCCAGAAGTAGTGCTAGGATCAAATGAGCTTTTATACAAATCTGCATTCTGCAAATGTTTATAATTGCTTTAACAAACCAAAATAGCTGATTTTAATTACCCATTAATTTATACATCAGCTATGGAATAGTCATTATCTCTCATCTCTATAAGCatctgttcttctttttttcttatatttgatatttgagtgttttatatttaagtgtacCACATCGTTAAacatttaatctttttatttgatATCTATGGATATATTTTGTGTGCAAGGTGTGAAaacttgtaaaataaaaaactttaaaacattgtgaatcatcaaaaataaaatgactgaagAATTAGGAGACTAAGAGTCAGGTTATTATTAAAAGAGATGGCTTGTTGCTTGCATGAAGACAACTGGGATATTAGTAGAGTCTAAACAATAGTTAGACACACCAAGCTTTTAACACTGAAGAAAGCATTTATGAAGCTAAATGCAAGACCATATGGATAAGGGTCAAATATGGGTgttatggtcaggtgtctaaAAACTTGTGTCATTTTAGTGTAGAAAGGGGCAATTTAACCAGCAGTATTGGGGTTGTTGTAGGGGTGAGGAAAATGAAGGTTCCATGTCTGGGATAATGTACTTGTGatattcagccaatcagatgacTTCAGTATCATATTCTTGGCTCTGGATCCACACTGAGGTAGTGGGGATAGGTTAGGTTAGGTAGCAAAATGTTCCAGCAACACCAGTTTGATAAACCTCTCATGCTGAATTGAGTCAAGCCTTGATCAGTACCAGGAGGTTTCAAAGACACTGTGGATGAATGTGAATGCCCAGTCCACTTCCTCCAATGCCACTAAAAATCACAGACAGTGCTCCTCTAGGGACATACTGTACTGACTACCTCACAAAATGGCTCTTCTAAACTCCCAGATCATTTAGCTGGTAGTCGGGAGACAGATTACGGGTTCTGCCAGTCACTTTTAATAACTCTTCACACAATGAGGCAGAGCCcacaaacaaaattagacagtgCCCTTGAATAATATTACTGTGAATATTAAATTTACCGTCAATCACAaattcaataaattaaatttttgtGTACTGATGATTGAATCAGAAATGAAAAGAGCTTAATCATTTTAAGCCGAATCATATTGATATAAATAATCATTCGTTTTATGTTTATTCTTATTGTGAGATTGTAGAGTGAGGAGTATAGACGAGTTATACTTTTATAATGTGTCGTAGAGATGATGCAGGTCAGATGTAGAATACTTTTACTGTGCTCTGTTTGTGtggaataaaaaagatttactgTCATTATTGTTATGAACACTGAATAGACACATACCCCTTGTGACCAGTTCACGCCCACTCTTATAGTGCATTGAAGCAAGATAGCTATTTAAAGCGCTGTGAGGAAGCTGTCCTGGCCTACAGAGTGCTGGGTCCAACAGATGTTACCATGCAGCTCATTTCAGGTCTGATGTTATTTGTGTCAACAATGTGGATAACTGTGTTCATCCGTAAAACATGTAAAGCTAACCCGATTAGCTGCAGGTTGTGGACTGACCCTAAGTTACCTGGTATATTTATGAATGGGGACTTCATGCTTGGAGGGATTTTTGCCATCCATGACTCCACGAGATTAGAGCAAATTGCTTTCACCATGTTGCCATCACAGCTACAGTGCTCTGGGTATGTGTGGAATGCATAGCAAAGAAAGCAAAGTATtaaatcttcttcttcctataataataactaactaataataataacaataataataataataataataataataataactataataataattattaatattattattattattattattattattattattattattaacgaAACATTTTCTtgaatttcatttatattatagtatattgaaatgtaaaagacttttttatttttattttttatttgtttttattttattttttttcatttgtttatttattgtaattgcAATGACTGGGGAAAAACATAAACTATAATCTTGTCTTTACCTTCCTTACTGTCTCATAACAGCATGGATTTCAGGGAAGTGCGCTTTGCCCGTGCCATGGAGTTCACTATCCACGAGATCAACAACAGAACAGATCTTCTTCCTGGCATCACGTTAGGATACCAGATATATGATTCATGCTCTTCCGTGCCCATGTCAATAAAAGTTGCGTTTCAGCTTGCAAACGGTTTGGAGCCGGTTTTCAATCAGTCAGATTCATGTTTAAAATCTGCAGATTCCGCCGTTACGGCAGTGATAGGAGATTCTGCTTCCACACAGTCAATCAGCATAGCCAGAGTGCTCGGTCTTTATGGAATTCCACAGGTAAAATGATTCATCTACCTGTGTATCCTGAGCATTACGCATAATTACTGCCAAGGCCCACAATGTATCTGTGGTGTAATAGTTTAGTCAACAATGGCAATAAACCAgaactatttatttaaaaaatttaatagaAAGAATATTCagctaaagttttatttttttatttttttctgcactgTTTGGATTACAGGTGAGTCACTACGCGACCTGCTCATGTTTGAGTGATAAACTGCAGTATCCTGCCTTCTTTAGGACCATACCTAGTGACCAACACCAAGCAGCTGCACTGGCAAAAATGGTCAAGCTTTTTGGTTGGACGTGGATCGGAGCGGTGCGCAGCGACACCGATTATGGAAATTACGGAATGTCAGCATTCCTAACGGCTGCGCAAGCGGAGGGGATTTGTGTGGAGTATTCTGAGGCTTACTATAGGACACAGCCACGGAGCAGATTGGAGAGAGTGGTAGATGTGATCCGCAGATCAACAGCCCGGGTTATAATAGCGTTTATGGCATCAGGTGACATGAGACTTCTTTTAGAAGAGCTATCCCGAGAGCCTCCACCACCACTTCAGTGGATTGGGAGTGAAACCTGGATCACAGATCCTGATTTTCTGCGGTACAACATGTGCGCTGGCGCAATAGGGTTTGGTGTTCCCCGGTCAGTTATACCAGGCCTTCGTGAGTTTCTTTTAGCTCTAACTCCAGCTAAAGCATTAGAATCTCCCCTGTTAACAGAATTTTGGGAAAGCTCGTTCAGCTGTTACTTTAAAGGAAGAACAGAAAATTCAGAGGGCGCACGAGAATGTGATGGCAGTGAGGACATTCACACGCTCCAGAACCCATATTTAGACACATCTCAGTTGCGCATTACTAACATGGTGTACAAAGCAACGTATGCCATAGCGCATGCCATCCAGGGCCTCATTTGTAATGACACACAATGCGACAAGAATATAAAATTTTCAACATGGCaggtacaaaaataaatttttactctgttgcatttttttaagaTGAGTGAAATCAGCAGGTATATATTTCGAATAAACCATGACGTAATGACATTTTGCCTGCAGATGTTGCACCAGCTTAAAAAAGTAAACTTCACAACGAAAAATGGATTTCAGGTCTCATTTGACTCTAATGGAGATCCTCCAGCTGTTTATGAGCTCATAAACTGGCAGTTTAAGGATGGGGCTTTGAATTTTGTCACAGTGGGTCAGTATGACTCATTCAGACGAAGAGGACAGGAGTTccgaataaatagaaatatcagCTGGCTTGGAGGACAGAATGAGGTACAGTATAACAAGTACACTGACTACAACAAGTATACAAAAACACTAAAACCACTCAACAGTACTGGCATTTGAAATATTGGGTAATATATTGAGGTTGTAATTGGTAAATCTTTGCAATTCAGTCTTGACTGGTCAATTCAgtctttactgtatataaattttgtgttaacatttatttaaacattgcCCAactttttcttaatttaaaGCAAACTTGTTTTAAATAGTTATTCACTTTTTTTGATAGTGTCCATTATTTGTAACaacataatatttttaaaaacatatcgtcgctgtcgggcggaaacctcgtatgtacaaatttggtcaatttcatatttttcacacatcgatgctattggtcagtccccacgtgggtctgttatttttacaagttattaaccaatctaaagtcttgaaaatagcttgagcgcaaatctcataactccattggacacttcaactgtccacctcttcctcactccgcgggaaaGCTTCATGGCATacttctcctcaagaagagtcgcaacgaatcaacacgtcttctgaggtaaatgtcttcaaaacactgggctcaaagaaaaaaaaatcttgacccccgctagttctggtgctcgtctgaggacaggaatttagctcaaggcaatccactgcaacgcggactaaaccctgtgcactgcagataaggtacggcgtttttttaatttcctgaaaaataatggttttggagatacgaggattccgcccgatagtgacaatatatttatactaatttatacatatatttatactatTAAGTACTTGTATGTACTTAATGTGGAAACTGAGCTACTTAtataggtttttattatttttcttatgtgGGGTATTGTTATTGCTAAAAAATAAAGGAGTGAACTAGAGCAAAGTTAAAATTTTAGTTATAATCTAAAAATAATCCTATGAAGCCTTTTCACTTCTATTCTGTCTTTTTAGGTGCCAGTGTCTGTGTGCAGTGAGAGCTGCCCTCCAGGCACCAGGAAAGCTGTACAGAAGCGAAGgcctgtttgctgttttgactGTATTCCATGTGCTGAAGGAGAGATCAGCAACAAGACAGGTTGAGTATAACAGTTTATATTGTTAAATGATGTGAACCATGATTGTATATCTGTAAAATGTTCTGGGCCTCCCTGAAAAAAGATGCTTTATGTGGTAGGAGCTGAACAGTGGGGTGGAGTAAGGAAGGTAGTGGGAGAAAAAAGGGGGatagtgaaaaagagagaatttATCTAGTAAACAAACCAGCTCGATTTTTTCTTTGATTATTAAGCTTTACAAAAAAGCACTTATCCATAAGTACGGCTCTATTTTGTTAGTAGGTCAATCATAATCTGGCGGTTTGATGGAAATGTGCTCTAGAAACATGAGaagttgtttttaaatcattttctctgtttaaaCCTTGTAGACTCATTAGATTGCTTGCAGTGTCTTCCTGAGTTTTGGCCTAACACCAGGCAAGACAGCTGTCTCCCCAAGCCTGTTGAGTTCCTGTCCTGGGATGAAACTCTGGGCATCATCCTGATTGTGTTCTCTGTCGCTGGGGCCTTCATAGCAGTCTGTGTAGGTGCTGTGTTTTACAAGCACAGGGCATCTCCTATTGTTAAAGCCAACAACTCTGAGCTGAGCTTcctgctgctcttctctctgactctgtgcttcCTCTGTTCACTTACTTTCATTGGTCAGCCCTCTGATTGGTCCTGTATGCTGCGTCACACAGCATTTGGGATCACCTTTGTCCTCTGTATCTCCTGTGTTCTGGGGAAAACTTTAGTGGTGTTAATGGCCTTCAGGGCTACACTTCCAGGCAGTAATGTCATGAAATGGTTTGGGCCTCCACAACAGAGAATGAGTGTGATTTCTTTTACTCTCATACAGGTTCTTATCTGTGTGGTTTGGTTGAAAACATCTCCTCCTTTCCCGTTCAAAAATCTAAAACATTACAAGGAAAGAATTATCTTGGAATGTGGCTTAGGTTCTGCTGTAGGATTCTGGGCTGTACTGGGATATATAGGAGTCTTGGcacttttgtgttttatctTGGCTTTTCTGGCCCGGAAGTTGCCCGATAACTTTAATGAAGCCAAATTCATCACATTCAGCATGCTGatattctgtgcagtttggatCACATTTATTCCTGCTTATTTTAGCTCTCCTGGAAAATTCACTGTAGCTGTAGAGATATTTGCTATTTTGGCTTCAAGCTTCGgtttgattatttgtatttttgctcCCAAATGTTTCATAATTATTTTTAGGCCAGATCAGAATACCAAAAAGCACCTCATGGGTAAAGTACCCGCTAAGGCTCTTTGAGGCTTTTATATAAAATCTAGTTATGAATGAAACATGAGAAATATGGTAGAATTATTGCTGAAATAAGACTTACTTATCCACAACACTGTGTCTAAGAATGTTTCCCattttgaaaaatgaaatatcaaataaagtttaatttatAACAATTGtgtctaatctttttttttttttttttttgaaatacaAGCTAAGATATTTTAGTTAAATTGTTTCTCATTCACATGTCACCTGATGGCATAAATGCTCTTATAAACTTTGCTGTTTATCTGTGGATCGTGTCTACAATGTGACTTCACACAATACTTGTGACATTGCTGAAAGACAGTGTGGAAACCCCTCAACCAGGAACccagaccaggataaagtgcaaATTGTAGTTGAATCagtgagtaaataaaaaggATATTACCGGGATGTCAGTTAACACATTAACCGTTATTTTGGAGCATGATATAgctgaatctttttttattggacTGTTATCCCAACATCCACTGCAGCTCTCCACTGAAAatgaatagtaaaaaaaaatggataacaCAAAGATTTGCACTCAGTATGAATTGTCATAGTAAGGCTCctcataataacataataatatagtaaaaaaaaaaatggattaagACATTTAATATGATTTACGGCAGCTTGATTTTGAATGCATGGAGGTTATATTGAGTCAGAACATTATATAAAGCAAACTCTTGGCTTGCAAAGGAAGAAAGGCCCCATTGAAGAATGGCTTATTTTACAATGGAGGTGTGGTGACATCTGCTGGTGGAGGGACAGGAGGTACAATGATGTTCATAGTGGCATGGTGGCATTAGCTGTTGGAGAATGTCAGTGATGCTGGTGGATGTCAGTGATGCTGCATGTGTAATTTTCTAATTTATGCACTTTTTCCACTTTGCTATTTTTGCACTGTAGAAGCACCTCTAGCACCTCTACAGAATCTGcctgaataaacaaaataaaattcaatgaTATAATACCCTTAGTTTATGGATTACAGATCTCAAAATGTTATTGTGGGCCACACAGAAATTGAGCTTGATCCCCTCGGTTTAAAGTCAGCGGACCAGTGGGGATAAAGAAATTCATCCCTGAAACGTCCACTATATCatctttaacaaataaaacgAAGCATTAAATCAACTATGCTCCTACTATTGTATGCTAAAAaggcatttcattcattcatataccCATTCAGTTCCTGCTCCAGAGCCAAGCTGGATTGGACACACTCATTAATGTTAACCATGTCTTAACTTTTTCTGCTGCACtaaacttgtaaaaaaaaaaaaaaatcagtattcCGTCAACTTGGTATATTTTCATTAATGACACCCTACTTAATCCCAGAAAATCTAAGAAAACCCTCCATTATTTTGGATGATAAATACATAaccagggggcatggtggcttagtggttagcacgttcgcctcacacctccagggttgggggttcgattccgcctcccccttgtgtgtgtggagtttgcatgttctccccgtgcctcgggggtttcctccaaagacatgcatggtaggttgattggcatctctggattgtccctagtgtgtgattgcgtgagtgaatgagagtgtgtgtgtgccctgcgatgggttggcactccgtccagggtgtatcctgccttgatgcccgatgacgccggagataggcacaggctccccgtgacccgaggtagttcggataagcggtagaagatgagtgagtgagtgagtgagtgaaatacaTAACCACTCCCATCACTCCCAGTGCATCCAAgcaagatgtttatttaaagcaatgTGTGTCGGGTTTCTGTCCTTTATTGTACTGAGAGCCATAGATTCAGCCATGCAGTTCTTTTCAACTCTGATGTCATTTGTAGCACTTCTGTGGATAACTGTGTTCGACCCTGCATCATGTCAAACCGACACAGTCAGCTGCCGGCTCTGGACTGTTCCTCAACAACCCGGTATATTTATGAATGGAGACTTTGTAATTGGAGGGATTTTCACtattcattatttaacaaaatccGAACAAATGACCTACACCAGGCTGCCATCACAGCTACAGTGCTCTGGAAGGTTGGTGTGTTAAATGAACATCCCAAAAAAAACGGGATTTGTTTAGAAATACAaggaaaaaattatttatatgaatttatatttatcagaTTGTGCTTAAGTATGTCTgtcattaatacatttattctgTGATTAACCtgaatatatgtaaaaaaagaataataataataataataataataataataataataataataataataataaataaataaataaataaataaataaataaataaataaataattggtgctattattttacctttatattattctgtattatatCTTACTCTGTTTTCACAGCATGGATTTCAGGGAACTGCGCTTTGCCCGTGCTTTGGAGTTCACCATCCATGAGATCAACAACAGATCTGATCTCCTTCCAGGCATCACGTTAGGCTACCAGATCCATGATTCGTGTTCTACTGTGCCAATGGCAATAAAAGTTGCATTTCAGCTTGGGAATGGATTTGAGTCCGATTTTAACATCACTAGTTCCTGTTCAAACTCTGCCGTTGCTGCTGTAACAGCAGTCATAGGAGATTCTGCTTCAACGCCATCAATCAGTATAGCTAGAGTGCTCGGTCTTTTTAGAATCCCACAGGTAAAAGTCATGGATCATACTGATTCTATTTTGTCTCTGTATTTTTGCTGTAATTTTtacattatgtatgtatgtgcaggCAAAAACACAGGCACGATTGAATAAGGCAGTTTACATCCCTTTCTATTTTCTTCTTCAGGTGAGTCACTATGCGACCTGTGCCTGTCTTAGTGATAAGAATCAGTTTCCTGCCTTCTTTAGAACCATACCTAGTGACCACCACCAAGCAGCTGCACTGGCAAAAATGGTCAAGCTTTTTGGTTGGACGTGGATTGGAGCGGTGCGCAGCGACACCGACTACGGAAATTACGGAATGGCGTCGTTCCTACAGGCTGCACAAGAGGAAGGGATTTGTGTAGAGTATTCTGAGGTATATTACCGGACGCAGTCACGCAATAAATTGGAGAGAGTAGCAAATGTGATCCGTAGATCAACTGCCAGGGTTATAATTGCATTCATGCATTCAGGAGAAATGAGATTTCTCTTAGAAGAACTGGCACGACAGCCACTACCTCCACTTCAGTGGATTGGGAGCGAAACGTGGATCATTGATCCTGATTTTCTGCGGTATAACATTTGCGCTGGTGCAATAGGGTTTGGTGTTCCTCAGTCTGTTATTCCAGGCTTTCGTGAGTTTCTTTTAGACCTTACTCCAGCCCAAGCACTGAAATCACCCCTGTTAAAAGAATTTTGGGAAAGCTCATTCAGCTGTTATCTTAAAGagcaaacagacaacacaaaagGTCTGAGGGAATGTGATGGAAGTGAGGACATTATCACACTCCAGAACCCATACTCAGACACGTCTCAGTTACGGGTCACTAACATGGTGTACAAAGCAGCATATGCCATAGCGCATGCCATCCATGGACTCATCTGCAATGACACACAATGTGACAAGAATATTAAATTTACACCATGGCAGGTATAAAGTTGCTTAACTGAAAAGCTTTAAAATCATtatgatgaataaatacagtatgtgaatgtATGAATATACCTATCCTGATATtagtatttattcatgtttatgttCAATCATGTTCAACAGTAGTTCTGACTTAAAACATATTCTGTCTATTTAGACAAACTCACACTGTGCCATGACATTTAATGAAATTCTTTCTGCAGATGCTCAATCAGATCAAACTAGTGAACTTCACCACGAAGAATGGATTTAAGGTCTCATTTGATTCTAATGGCGACCCTCCGGCTGTCTATGAGCTCATAAACTGGCAGTTTAAGAATGACGGTACTTTGAATTTTGTCACAGTGGGCCAGTATGACTCATCCAGGCCGAGAGGACATGAGTTCATAATGAGAAAAAATATCAGTTGGGTTGGAGGACAGATGGAGGTACAGTAAAACTACCTCACGGTCAACAGTACTGTCACAGACCTATTAGTCTGATTCTTTTAGGGGGGGGAGTACACTGAAGTattgttgtgtttataaaactgccatttttaaaatatgatataaaattagATTCGAGCTCATATTTGAGCTTTTTGTCTTGATAGGTACCAGTGTCTTTGTGCAGTGAGAGCTGTCCCCCAGGCACCAGGAAAGCTGCACAGAAGCGAAGgcctgtttgctgttttgattGTATACCATGTGCTGAAGGAGAGATCAGCAACAAGACAGGTTGTGTATCATTGTACAACATGTTGTAGGTTCCATTCTATCTTAATTTATGCTTCATATATTAACAGTAGGGTTGTACTAAGCCATGTAGTGCAGCATTCCTCAAATGTTAGTAGTGTAATCAAGTCATTCAAGTATTTCAGATTATTAATAAGCCACTAATTCataaatgacaatttatttctattgatTTTGCAGTGAAAATAAAGtaagaagaaaacaataaaacaaggagATTAGCCTAGTTTCGAGTGACAGCAGATGCGGGTGTATAGCAGCATAGTGCATGCGTGTCTCAgccagtcattcagtcagtcagtgaatATAAATGGGTCTACTGCagcaaaaaagctttttatCAAAAAAGTCcaatttattcaattcaattcaagtttatttgtatagctctttttacaatggacattgtctcaaagcagctttacagaatataaacatagagcagaaggtaaacataaggagaagtataaagaactaatataataaaaatcaagatatatatagttcacagtatgtatgtatgtatgtatgtatgtatgtatgtatgtgtgtatgtatgtatgtatgtatgtatgtatatgtgtgtgtatgcgtgtatgtatgtatgtatgtatgtatgtatgtatgtatgtatgtatgtatgtatgtatgtatgtgtgtgtgtatgtatgtatgtatgtatgtatgtatgtatgtatgtgtgtatgtatgtgtgtatgtatgtgtgtatgtatgtatgtatgtatgtatttatccccaatgagcaagtctgaggtgacgcaggcctagcagtggcaaggaaaaactcccttaaattcgtaaggaagaaaccttgagaggaaccagattcaaaggggaacccatcctcatatgggtgacactggagggtgtgattatgaatatacagtcaaacaaatgttgtattggtgtaaggatcacatggagttcagatctcctcttagtatcacagagtccaactggagctggtacatctgtAGATGTTTATGGTGACCAGGTTTAAGGATAAAAATTTCAGTACTATAAcatcaataaatatatcaataaaataatatgaggAAGTTAAGCAAACTAGAAAAGTATAGAGAGTAAAATTGCATTTAGAAATGCAGGGCTTGTGAATGGCTTTGTTGAAGAGATTACAGTCTTATTTCCAGTTATTTACAATTACCATCGTTATGTCTTTATAATATGATACTATGTATTTTAGACTCTTTGGATTGTTTGCGCTGCCCTCCTGAGTTTTGGCCCAACCCAAAGCAAGAGAGCTGCCTCCCCAAGCCTGTTGAGTTCTTGTCCTGGGACGACACTCTCAGCATCATCCTAACAGTGTTCTCCATCGCTGGGGCC
Above is a window of Tachysurus vachellii isolate PV-2020 chromosome 9, HZAU_Pvac_v1, whole genome shotgun sequence DNA encoding:
- the LOC132851157 gene encoding extracellular calcium-sensing receptor-like is translated as MQFFSTLMSFVALLWITVFDPASCQTDTVSCRLWTVPQQPGIFMNGDFVIGGIFTIHYLTKSEQMTYTRLPSQLQCSGSMDFRELRFARALEFTIHEINNRSDLLPGITLGYQIHDSCSTVPMAIKVAFQLGNGFESDFNITSSCSNSAVAAVTAVIGDSASTPSISIARVLGLFRIPQVSHYATCACLSDKNQFPAFFRTIPSDHHQAAALAKMVKLFGWTWIGAVRSDTDYGNYGMASFLQAAQEEGICVEYSEVYYRTQSRNKLERVANVIRRSTARVIIAFMHSGEMRFLLEELARQPLPPLQWIGSETWIIDPDFLRYNICAGAIGFGVPQSVIPGFREFLLDLTPAQALKSPLLKEFWESSFSCYLKEQTDNTKGLRECDGSEDIITLQNPYSDTSQLRVTNMVYKAAYAIAHAIHGLICNDTQCDKNIKFTPWQMLNQIKLVNFTTKNGFKVSFDSNGDPPAVYELINWQFKNDGTLNFVTVGQYDSSRPRGHEFIMRKNISWVGGQMEVPVSLCSESCPPGTRKAAQKRRPVCCFDCIPCAEGEISNKTDSLDCLRCPPEFWPNPKQESCLPKPVEFLSWDDTLSIILTVFSIAGAFMAVCVAAVFYKHRASPIVKANNSELSFLLLFSLTLCFLCSLTFIGQPSDWSCMLRHTAFGITFVLCISCVLGKTLVVLMAFRATLPGSNVMKWFGPPQQRLSVLAFTLIQVLICVLWLKISPPFPFKNLKHYKERIILECGLGSAVGFWAVLGYIGVLALLCFILAFLARKLPDNFNEAKFITFSMLIFCAVWITFIPAYVSSPGKFTVAVEIFAILASSFGLIICIFAPKCFIIIFRPDQNTKKHLMGKVPTKAL
- the LOC132851717 gene encoding extracellular calcium-sensing receptor-like → MNGDFMLGGIFAIHDSTRLEQIAFTMLPSQLQCSGMDFREVRFARAMEFTIHEINNRTDLLPGITLGYQIYDSCSSVPMSIKVAFQLANGLEPVFNQSDSCLKSADSAVTAVIGDSASTQSISIARVLGLYGIPQVSHYATCSCLSDKLQYPAFFRTIPSDQHQAAALAKMVKLFGWTWIGAVRSDTDYGNYGMSAFLTAAQAEGICVEYSEAYYRTQPRSRLERVVDVIRRSTARVIIAFMASGDMRLLLEELSREPPPPLQWIGSETWITDPDFLRYNMCAGAIGFGVPRSVIPGLREFLLALTPAKALESPLLTEFWESSFSCYFKGRTENSEGARECDGSEDIHTLQNPYLDTSQLRITNMVYKATYAIAHAIQGLICNDTQCDKNIKFSTWQMLHQLKKVNFTTKNGFQVSFDSNGDPPAVYELINWQFKDGALNFVTVGQYDSFRRRGQEFRINRNISWLGGQNEVPVSVCSESCPPGTRKAVQKRRPVCCFDCIPCAEGEISNKTDSLDCLQCLPEFWPNTRQDSCLPKPVEFLSWDETLGIILIVFSVAGAFIAVCVGAVFYKHRASPIVKANNSELSFLLLFSLTLCFLCSLTFIGQPSDWSCMLRHTAFGITFVLCISCVLGKTLVVLMAFRATLPGSNVMKWFGPPQQRMSVISFTLIQVLICVVWLKTSPPFPFKNLKHYKERIILECGLGSAVGFWAVLGYIGVLALLCFILAFLARKLPDNFNEAKFITFSMLIFCAVWITFIPAYFSSPGKFTVAVEIFAILASSFGLIICIFAPKCFIIIFRPDQNTKKHLMGKVPAKAL